The sequence below is a genomic window from Bacteroidales bacterium.
TATAGCGTTGTTTATTATCTCGAGTTTCTTTTGTTGTTCATTGACAATATTGGTATAGTATTGAACATTAAATTGTTCTTTTTCAATGTTTTCTACGGTGGCAGAGTTTGTGATGGTTGAATTTGGAATTAATGGGTTGACACCTTTTATGACATATGGGTTATTTTGGTTGGTTTCGGATGTGTTTATAGTATTATTTTGTAATATGGGTTGATTTATATTATTTGAAACAGTATTAGTAGTATTTGTGTTGGGAGTGATGTTGTTAAAAGATTTATTGTTTTTGGGTGTTAAACTGTTGTTGTTTTTTGTATTGGTATTGTTTTTATTTTTTTGTCCAACTTTTTCTTTGACGGTTTGAGCAACAGCTATATCTGCTGATAATTCTTTGTCAAAAATATCTTTTTTAAGTTGATCTTTGGTAATATTTTCTTTCGATAGTTCTTCGTATGATCGGTTGTCGGTGCTTACTTGTTGTGCAAATTCGTTTAAAAATTGATTTTCACTATTTAGATTTTCGATGTCGATTTTGGTTTTTTCAATTAACTCAGCTATTTCTACTTGCTTGGCATCTAAAAAATCGTTACGTTTATTGAGTTCGTCGAGTTGCAATGATAAATAGTTTTTTTCGGTTTCGGAATTTGAATTGGCCATTTTTGTTTCGATTTGTTTAATTTGTTCGTCTATGAGAGTTATACTATCAGAGGTGTTGTTGAGCAGTTGTTCGTATGTGGCGAGCTCATTTTCTTTATTTTTTTGTAATGTTTTTCTTTCTTCGTATGCTTTTTGTAAAGACGAATATTTATTTTGACTTAGTTCAAGACGTTCTTTGTTTTTATTGGCGGCATCTACAATGGCTTCATCTACGGTGCCTTGTTTTTCGATAGCATTTATAAAGTTTTGCGATTTGGCTACATCTTTTTCCATTTCGTTGGCAATTTGCTCAAAATTTTGAGCAACGTTGTAGGCAGTAATAGCTTGTCGTTCTAGCTCCTCAGCATCATTAATGAGTTGATAAACTTCTTGTTTCGCTTGCTCTGCCTCAACCGGATCGGTTATGGTTTTAATTTTTGCATTTTTTTCGTATGCCTCTTTGCGTTTTTGATTTGCTTTTTCGTTTGTCTCTTTAGCTTTTATGTAGGCTAATTGGCTTTGACGTTTTATTTCGTTAGCATTTTTTAATATTTTTTCGTTATCGGCTTTAAGATTATTAGCCACTTCTTGACTTGTTAAATTGGGACTATAAGATATAGGTTTAAAATTATATGGGCTTATAGTTATATTGTTATTGTTGTTCTCGTTTGAAGCAAAAATGATGTTCTGTTCGTTTGACTTATTTTTTTGTTTCGATTCTTCAGCTTTTTTTATTGCGGCAATGGACGAGGTTTCGAGTCTTGCAACATTAATAATTTCTTCAATGTCTTTAAATTCACGTTTTATAGGGTTTTTATCGACAATTATTTTGTAAACGGTAATGTTATTGTCTCGTGTTTCGCGATTCGATGTAAAATATGCATAAAAATTATCTTTGTCAGTGATGTATAAATAATCGTCGTATGGGGTATTTATGGGGAAATCCAAATTGATTGGTTTCGTCCAAGTCATAGCAGTACTGTCGAATTCAGACTTAAAAATATCGTATCCCCCCATACTATTATGACCTTTTGACGAGAAATATAAGGTTTTGCCATCAGAATGTAAAAACGGATAGTCTTCATCGTATGGCGTATTGATGATATTGCCTATGTTTTCTGGTTTACTCCATTTGCCGTCGGGCAAGCGTTCGATACGGTATATATCTCTTCCGTTATTTTTGTTATTACCATAACTGCCGTAATAAACAACGTTGGATTTGTTAGGTAAGAAGATAACCATATTGACGGGCTCTTCTTTCTTATCAATAGAGCTTTTTAACTCTTTGGGTTTTATTACTAGCTTACCATCAAATTCTTTTAAATCGTAAGAATAAAAATAATTTTCGCTTTTGATACGGCGATTATCAACCACCGTTAAGTCGCTTATAAATTTTATAAGGTCTAAACCGTTTTGGCACATTTCAATAAGTTTCTCTACCTGAAGTTCTTTTACTAATTTAGAAGTAGCTAATTGTTGAAAAGCATTATAGTTTTCAATGGCTTCTTTAAAATGATAATTTAAATGGTAAGCACGACCTAAATAATATTTTATAATGGGATCGTTGCTTTTGCTATCAGCAAATTGAAGATATTTAATGGCTTTTTCGATAAGTTGATTGGTTTCAATTAAGCATGCTGCATAGTGTAAATTATAGCGATCGTCTTTGGGATATAAGCTTAATAATTGAGAAAATAAGGGAAGAGCTTCAGAATAATTTTTTTCTTGAAAATATTGAAAAGCCTTTTGTTCAGTAATTTTGTCGTCGTTGGTTTGTGCGTGTACTAAACCTCCTATCAAAAACCAATGCAAAATTAAAATTATAAGAAATAATTTTTTGTCTACACGCATTAACAATATTTTTTAAAGTACGAAAATAGATATTTTTTTTTAATTTATCATAGGCTTTTACGAAATTTATAATAAAAGTGTTTTAAATTTCAATATTTGTTTGTATAATTGAAGTCAAAATTTGAATGTTTTATTTAAAAAAATTTATATGAAACGCATGCGTTTAAAATTGATTATTATTTGCTTTGTTTTAGGGTTAATAAGTCGTTTATCGGCACAAAATGACCTAAATTTTAAAATTAATCAATTTAAGCTTGATAATGGTTTAACGGTGATTTTAAGCGAAGACCATAACCAACCAACTGTTTATGGGGTTGTGGTAACGAAAGCGGGTTCCAAAAACGATCCACCCGATGCTACAGGCATGGCTCATTATATGGAACACATGTTGTTTAAGGGAACAGAAGAATTGGGTACTATCGACTGGTCAAAAGAAAAACCATATATTGATAAAATAATTTCGCTTTATGAAGAATTAGGAAAAACAACGGATGCAGAAAAACGTAAAGAAATTCAGAAAAAAATAAACGAAGCATCGGTTGAGGCTAATAAATATGCTATTCCAAATGAATTAGACAAAGTTTTAAAACAAATTGGTTCTACGGATGTTAACGCTAATACTTCATTTGATCGAACTGTATTTCATAATGCGTTCCCATCTAATGAAATAGAACGTTGGATTGAGATATACAGTCATCGATTTATGAGGCCTGTTTTTAGAAGCTTTCAGTCTGAATTGGAAACAGTTTACGAAGAAAAGAATCTTTATTCCGACATGTTTCAATTCAATTTATTTGAGGAATTTAATAAAGTATTTTTTAAAAATCACCCTTATGGTCAGCAACCTCTTATTGGAACTATAGAGCATTTAAAGAATCCTTCATTAAACAAAATGTATGAATTTTTCAATACTTATTACGTTCCTAATAACATGGCATTGGTTTTAGTGGGCGATTTTGAAACCGAAAAAGTGTTACCCATTATAAAAGAAAAATTTGGAGTTTGGAAAGCAAAAGAATTACCTCAACCAAAAATTTGGGAAGAAAAACCTTTTAATGGACGTGAATTTATAGAAAAAAAATTAAGCCCCATAAAACTAGAAATGTTAGGTTTTCGTGCTCCCAAAAGTGGCGATAAAGACGAAATTGCGATGGAAATATGTGCTTCTATGCTCTCTAATTCAAGCCAAACAGGGTTGTTAGATAAATTAACCATTGAACATAAGCTCTTAGCGGCAATGTCATTTTATGAAAGCTATAACGATTATGGTCAATTTATTATTTTTGCCGTTCCAAAAATAATTGGACAAAAACTTGAGGATGCCGAAAAGCTTATACTCGAACAGTTAGAAAATCTTCGTAAAGGTAATTTTAGCGACGAACTATTACAAGCTATTAAACTTGAAAAATATATAGATTTTTCACAACAATTAGAAAGCAATGAAGGCAAAGCCATGTTATTAGCCGAAATGATGGGTCAAAATATTGATATTAACGAAATATATACGATCCTTGATAAGATTAAGCAAATTACCAAACAAGATGTTATAAATGTTGCCCAAAAATATTTAAACGGCAATTACCTCGCTTTCTATTCGCGTATGGGGTCAATGAAAAAAGAAAAATTAGAAAAACCAGGGTTTAAACCGGTAGTATCAAATACCAATGCTACTTCAACTTTTGCCCAAAAAATAGAAGAAATGCCAACATTACCCATAAAAGAAAAATTTATTGATTTTCGAAACGATGTGCAATTTAATCGTATCAAGAAGGGTATCAATATTTACAGAGTCGAAAACCCATACAACAATATTTTTACTTTGAAAATAAAATATGGCATGGGTGAATACTATCATCCATTATTAAAATATGCTTGTCAATTAGCAAATTTATCTGGAACAACGAACAAAACCGTTAGTGATTTTAAATTTGAACTTGCTAAATTGGGATGTAATTTAAATATTTTAAGCGATAGAAGTTATACCACTATTGAAATGTCTGGAATTGAAGATAACTTAAAACAAGCAGTATTATTGTTGAATGATTTTGTACAATCCATTAAAGCTGATGCAAATAAGCTCGAAAATATACTCCAGGGCGAAAAATCGAATCGTAAAATTGAAATGTCCGAACCCGAACAAATTGCACAAGCCTTGTTTCAATGGGTTGAATTTGGGCGAAAATCAACTTTTATTGATAGACCAACTATGAGCGAACTAAAAAAAGTTGGCGTCGATTCGTTAATAAAAGTATTTAAATTGGCTACCACTTTCGAATGCGATGTACATTATATTGGCAAAAAATCGCTCGAAGAAGTTATTTCTATATTAAAAAATAATATAAGTTGGACTCCAAATCCTAAAGCAAGTTTAGCTCCTGCCGATGTTAACATAAATCAATATAGCGAAAACACTGTTTATTTTATTAACGATCCCAAAGCTATTCAAAGCAAAATTTATTTCTTTATGAATCAAAAACCTTTTTACAACGATTTTGAACCTTATATAGACGCTTTCAATGCATATTTTAGTGGCGATTTTAGTGGTTTGGTTTTGCAAGAAATTCGTGAGTATCGGTCTATGGCATATTCTGCTGGTGCTCGTTTCACCATTCCGTCAAAATCGGGAAAAGAAAGTGTTTTTATGGGTTATATTGGTACACAATCAGATAAAACGATTGAGGCAATTCAAGTTTTTGACTCTTTGGTGCGTTTTATGCCTCAAAAAACTGATAGATGGTCGTTTTTAATCAATTATTTAGTTAAATCATCGTTAAGCGATCGACCTTTTTTCCGTAGTTTAAGCGAAACCGTTGTACGATGGAAATTATTGGGCTATCAGCACGATCCCAATCAAGAAAAAATACCTGTGTATTACGATATGAAATTTGATGAAATGTATCGTTTTTACAAAGAAAATATTCAAAATAAACCGATGGTAATTGTTATTGTGGGCGATGAAAAACGTATTGATATGAAAAAATTAACCCAATTTGGAAAAATTAACAAACTCAAAAAGAAAGATGTATTTAGAAATTAATAAGGCATATTCGTTTTGTAAAATTATAAATTGGAAAAATAAAAATACTTTTTTTTAAAAGAAATAATTCTTACCTTTATCAAATAAATTTTTAAACCTTTTTTTCATGAATATTGACAAAAACAAAGTAGTAGAATTATCGTTTCAGCTACATTTAAGTGGTTACGATGGTGAACTTATTCAAGAGTTTGCTAAAGAAGAACCTTTTAAATTTATTTTTGGCGTTGGTCAACTTTTGGAAAGCTTTGAAAAAAAATTAAGTGGACTTTCTGAAGGTCAAGCATTTAAGTTTATGATCCCTGTTAATGAAGCATATGGCGAAGTTGACGAAGAGGCAATTATCGATTTTCCTCCTTCTGCCTTAAATATTGATAAAGATTATTTATATGTTGGTTCTGTTCTTCCTTTTAAAGACGAAGAGGGTAACGAAATGGAAGGTACTATTGTTGAAATCAATGATAATGCTATTAGTATCGATTTTAATCATCCTTTAGCCGGCGAAGATCTTTATTTTGAAGGAAAAATAGAAAAAGTTCGCGAGGCAACTCCCGAAGAGCTTGCTCATGGACATGTGCATTAATAATCTAGCATTGTTAATTTAAAAAAAGCCTCAATCCGGGGCTTTTTTTATTGTCTATTGAAAACAAATGGCTTGGTAATTCGTTTATTGGCTCCCAACATGGTTACGTAGTACATACCTGTTGAAAAAACATTTTCATATAAGTTTATAATCTCCTCACTCGATGTTAGATGAATTTGTTTTGATAGTAGTTGTTGACCCAGTATATTAGTGAATATTAGCTCATAAGTTTTATTAGGCTCTCCACGAACTATAAAATTTTGAGATTCGTTATTGGGTTGAATGGGTAAAATATCTTCTACCCACTCATTGGTTGAACAATCAACGGCAATTACATTGGAAAAGGAAGTGGTACCATCAATATCTATTTGTTTAATTCTATAATAGTTAGTAGTATATGGGTCGTTATCGGTTGCTGTATATGAGTGAATAGCGTTAGTCGTACCATTGCCATCAACATATACCAAG
It includes:
- a CDS encoding insulinase family protein; protein product: MKRMRLKLIIICFVLGLISRLSAQNDLNFKINQFKLDNGLTVILSEDHNQPTVYGVVVTKAGSKNDPPDATGMAHYMEHMLFKGTEELGTIDWSKEKPYIDKIISLYEELGKTTDAEKRKEIQKKINEASVEANKYAIPNELDKVLKQIGSTDVNANTSFDRTVFHNAFPSNEIERWIEIYSHRFMRPVFRSFQSELETVYEEKNLYSDMFQFNLFEEFNKVFFKNHPYGQQPLIGTIEHLKNPSLNKMYEFFNTYYVPNNMALVLVGDFETEKVLPIIKEKFGVWKAKELPQPKIWEEKPFNGREFIEKKLSPIKLEMLGFRAPKSGDKDEIAMEICASMLSNSSQTGLLDKLTIEHKLLAAMSFYESYNDYGQFIIFAVPKIIGQKLEDAEKLILEQLENLRKGNFSDELLQAIKLEKYIDFSQQLESNEGKAMLLAEMMGQNIDINEIYTILDKIKQITKQDVINVAQKYLNGNYLAFYSRMGSMKKEKLEKPGFKPVVSNTNATSTFAQKIEEMPTLPIKEKFIDFRNDVQFNRIKKGINIYRVENPYNNIFTLKIKYGMGEYYHPLLKYACQLANLSGTTNKTVSDFKFELAKLGCNLNILSDRSYTTIEMSGIEDNLKQAVLLLNDFVQSIKADANKLENILQGEKSNRKIEMSEPEQIAQALFQWVEFGRKSTFIDRPTMSELKKVGVDSLIKVFKLATTFECDVHYIGKKSLEEVISILKNNISWTPNPKASLAPADVNINQYSENTVYFINDPKAIQSKIYFFMNQKPFYNDFEPYIDAFNAYFSGDFSGLVLQEIREYRSMAYSAGARFTIPSKSGKESVFMGYIGTQSDKTIEAIQVFDSLVRFMPQKTDRWSFLINYLVKSSLSDRPFFRSLSETVVRWKLLGYQHDPNQEKIPVYYDMKFDEMYRFYKENIQNKPMVIVIVGDEKRIDMKKLTQFGKINKLKKKDVFRN
- a CDS encoding FKBP-type peptidyl-prolyl cis-trans isomerase, which produces MNIDKNKVVELSFQLHLSGYDGELIQEFAKEEPFKFIFGVGQLLESFEKKLSGLSEGQAFKFMIPVNEAYGEVDEEAIIDFPPSALNIDKDYLYVGSVLPFKDEEGNEMEGTIVEINDNAISIDFNHPLAGEDLYFEGKIEKVREATPEELAHGHVH